A genomic window from Aulosira sp. FACHB-615 includes:
- a CDS encoding YciI family protein encodes MPWFVKIESGKVDKTIFDQYIPAHKAFVQDLIAKGHQAKTGYWAKMGGGMLLFEAASLDEAQAIIALDPLVKNGCVDYQLYEWKIVVE; translated from the coding sequence ATGCCCTGGTTTGTCAAAATAGAGTCAGGAAAAGTCGATAAAACCATCTTTGACCAATATATACCTGCCCACAAAGCATTCGTACAGGATTTAATTGCCAAAGGACATCAAGCTAAAACAGGCTATTGGGCAAAAATGGGAGGCGGGATGTTGCTGTTTGAAGCTGCTTCTCTGGATGAAGCTCAAGCTATTATTGCCCTAGACCCCTTGGTTAAAAACGGTTGTGTTGACTATCAGCTTTACGAGTGGAAAA
- a CDS encoding PEP-CTERM sorting domain-containing protein: protein MKNLALLSTTALTVSGLVFGTMQAVSAATLNWEWSYFGSGITARGKFITNDTPDNFGFYEILEISGTRNNETITGLQPAGTPIPGNEPFNVDNLISLNSQQLTGDGFGYSTSSGNYASPFFASFLPIPGYLEVFSAPPFVLGSLGTEDSESAVVFSARIISIPEYTSILSLLAVGTLGLVSASKRQQSLQLTEQKHAKALR, encoded by the coding sequence ATGAAAAATCTCGCTTTACTATCTACTACAGCCTTGACTGTTTCGGGATTGGTTTTCGGAACCATGCAAGCTGTCTCTGCTGCCACTTTAAATTGGGAATGGAGTTATTTTGGTTCTGGTATAACAGCACGCGGTAAATTCATTACTAATGACACTCCTGACAATTTCGGTTTTTACGAGATTTTGGAAATCAGTGGCACACGTAATAATGAAACAATTACTGGTTTGCAACCTGCGGGGACTCCCATACCTGGCAACGAACCTTTTAACGTGGACAATTTAATTAGTTTGAATAGTCAGCAGTTAACAGGTGACGGTTTTGGTTATTCCACATCATCAGGAAACTATGCTAGTCCGTTTTTTGCTAGTTTTCTGCCCATACCGGGTTATTTAGAGGTTTTTTCAGCACCGCCGTTTGTGTTGGGGTCTTTGGGGACAGAAGATAGTGAATCAGCCGTTGTTTTTTCAGCCAGAATTATCTCTATTCCTGAATATACGTCCATTTTGAGCTTACTTGCTGTTGGCACTCTTGGCCTAGTATCAGCATCTAAACGCCAGCAATCACTACAATTGACTGAACAGAAACATGCAAAAGCTTTACGGTGA